Sequence from the Kineosporia succinea genome:
GGATCGACCCGGCGAGCGTGACGACCCTGCGGTTCTGGGCCGACGGCGGCGTCGAGGTGGTAGGGGTCAACTCCCTGATCACGCATACGAATGGGTCCTGCTCTTAAGACTGTCGGTGCGCTGGGGTAGAACTGATCCGTGGCAGAGAACGAGCGACTCCGTTACCGGCTGCTGACCGGTCCCGACGACACGTCGTTCTGCGAGCGTGTCAGCGCCGCCCTGGCCGAGGGCTACGTGCTGCACGGTCCGCCCACGCTCACCTTCGACGGCACGCGGGTGATCGCGGGCCAGGCGGTGGTGCTGCCCGGCGCCGCCACCCCGACCATCGTGGAGGCATGACCCATGGCGTACGCCGGAGATCTTTCCCCCGACCAGGCCTTCGAGCTGGTCCGGTCCAACCCGGCCGCCGTGCTGGTCGACGTGCGCACCCGCGCCGAGTGGTCGTACGTCGGGGTGCCCGACCTGACCGCCCTCGCGAAGGACGTCGCGCTCGTCGAGTGGACGACCTTCCCCGAGGGCGCGCGCAACAGCGGCTTCCTCGATCAGGTGGGTGCGGTGGCCGCCGACAAGGCCGCCCCGGTGCTGTTCCTGTGCCGCTCCGGTGTGCGCTCGGTGGCGGCGGCCGAGGCCGCCACGGCCGCCGGTTACACCGAGGCCTACAACATCCTGGAGGGCTTCGAGGGCCCGCCCGACGCCCAGAACCACCGCGGCCACACCGCTGGCTGGAAGGTGCGCGGGCTGCCCTGGAAACAGGGCTGACCGGGCCGCGTGGTTCTGGCCGGGCCCCGTGGTTCTGGCCGGGTTGCGTGGTTCTGGCCGGTCCGGGCCCTAGCCGCGTGACTGACCCGGTCCGCGCTACTGACCCGGGCTACGCCTCGCCCGTCTGAGTCGCCCGGCAACGGTCCGCCCCAGCCACCTAGCCACCCGGCCACCCAGCTACCGGGCCCCCAGCCCCCGGCCACCCAGCACCTGGCCTCCCGGCCACCCAGCACCTGACCACCTGACCACCCAGCCCCGACCACCCGGTCCGCCCTTCCCACCGACCTGAGCCGCCCCGACGACGCGAGGCTCCACCCCGTCCACCACTGCGAGAGACGAGCACATGACCAACGACAGCGCCGGCACCCCCGACACCCGCCGCCCCTCCACGCTCAGCGTGCGCGGCGGCACGATGCGGTCGAACTTCGCGGAGATGTCCGAGGCGCTGTTCCTCACCCAGGGCTACACCTACGAGTCGGCGGGCGAGGCCGAGTCGGCGTTCAAGGGCGAGCTCGACCACTTCGTCTACTCGCGCTACGGCAACCCCACGGTGGCGATGTTCGAGGAGCGGCTGCGGCTGATCGAGGGGGCGCCGGCGGCGTTCGCCACGGCCACCGGCATGTCCGCGGTGTTCAACGCGCTCGCGGCGCTGCTGGCCGCGGGCGACCGGGTGGTGGCCACGAAGGCGCTGTTCGGCTCGTGCTTCGTGATTCTCGACGAGATTCTGCCGCGCTGGGGCGTGGAGACGGTCTTCGTCGACGGACCCGACCTCAAGCAGTGGGAAGAGGCGCTGAGCAAGCCCACCACCGCGGTGTTCTTCGAGTCGCCGTCCAACCCGGCGCAGGAGCTCGTCGACATCGCGGCCGTCAGCGAGATGGCGCACGCGGCCGGGGCCCAGGTCGTGGTCGACAACGTGTTCGCCACCCCGCTGCTGCAGAAGCCGCTCGAGCTGGGCGCCGACATCGTGGTCTACTCGGCCACCAAACACATCGACGGGCAGGGCCGGGTGCTCGGCGGGGCGATCCTCGGGCCGGAGGAGTTCGTCAACGAGAAGGTGCAGAACCTGATGCGCCACACGGGCCCCTCGCTGAGCCCGTTCAACGCCTGGGTGCTGCTCAAGGGCCTCGAGACCCTGCGCCTGCGGGTCGATCACCAGAGCGCCTCGGCGCTGCGCATCGCCGAGTTCCTCGAGGGCGACTCCCGGGTCGGTCAGGTGAAGTACCCGCACCTCCCCAGCCACCCGCAGTACGAGCTGGCCAAGCGCCAGATGAGCGCGGGCGGCACGGTGGTCACGTTCGAGCTCGGCTCCGGCGAGGGCCGTAAGGACGCCGCGTTCAGCTTCCTCGACAAGCTCAAGATCGTCGACATCTCGAACAACCTGGGTGACGCCAAGTCCATGGTCACCCACCCGGCCACCACCACGCACCGCCGCCTCACCACCGAGGCCCGCGCGGCGGCCGGCATCACCGACGGCACGGTCCGCATCTCCGTCGGTCTCGAAGACCTCGACGACCTGCTCGAGGACCTCGACGGCGCCCTCGGCTGACCGATCGCGCGAGCGGCCCGGCTCCGGTGGGCAATCCGGAGCCGGCCGCCCGGCGGCCTCGGGCCAGAGTCTGCGGCCTCGGGCGCACGAGTCGGCAGCCTCGGGCGCCGGAGTCGGCGGCCACGGGCACACGAGTCGGCGGCCACGGGCCAAAGGCCGCCCGTTCGATCAGGCGGTCTCGGCCGCCAGCTCCTTCGCGGCGTTCCAGACCGCTTCCACATCAGGCCATTCCGTGGTCTCGACCCCGATCGACACCCGCACCATCCAGCGCCCGCCGACCACGGCCGGGGTGACCGTCCCGACCCCGCTCCGGTTCAGCGCGTCCGCCCAGGCCAGC
This genomic interval carries:
- a CDS encoding DUF1737 domain-containing protein; the protein is MAENERLRYRLLTGPDDTSFCERVSAALAEGYVLHGPPTLTFDGTRVIAGQAVVLPGAATPTIVEA
- a CDS encoding O-succinylhomoserine sulfhydrylase — protein: MTNDSAGTPDTRRPSTLSVRGGTMRSNFAEMSEALFLTQGYTYESAGEAESAFKGELDHFVYSRYGNPTVAMFEERLRLIEGAPAAFATATGMSAVFNALAALLAAGDRVVATKALFGSCFVILDEILPRWGVETVFVDGPDLKQWEEALSKPTTAVFFESPSNPAQELVDIAAVSEMAHAAGAQVVVDNVFATPLLQKPLELGADIVVYSATKHIDGQGRVLGGAILGPEEFVNEKVQNLMRHTGPSLSPFNAWVLLKGLETLRLRVDHQSASALRIAEFLEGDSRVGQVKYPHLPSHPQYELAKRQMSAGGTVVTFELGSGEGRKDAAFSFLDKLKIVDISNNLGDAKSMVTHPATTTHRRLTTEARAAAGITDGTVRISVGLEDLDDLLEDLDGALG
- a CDS encoding rhodanese-like domain-containing protein; translated protein: MAYAGDLSPDQAFELVRSNPAAVLVDVRTRAEWSYVGVPDLTALAKDVALVEWTTFPEGARNSGFLDQVGAVAADKAAPVLFLCRSGVRSVAAAEAATAAGYTEAYNILEGFEGPPDAQNHRGHTAGWKVRGLPWKQG